In Pseudomonas hamedanensis, a single window of DNA contains:
- a CDS encoding methyl-accepting chemotaxis protein, with protein sequence MKNWTLRQRILASFAVIIAIMLLMVVLSYSRLLKIEASENSVRDDAIPGVYYSSMIRGAWVDSYLQTQELLGLKEGQGISSEDAADYKAFEARLQDQMANYRKTMATDEDRSEFALFEKYHDTYIQIQDAVLDLHRRNLEADAIKLFNEKLTPAWYSGRMKLNDIIGENKVVADNAMANIDDAVATAKVSMIVSLLVAVLVAGLCGLLLMRAIMAPMNRIVTILDIMRTGDLSSRLNLDRKDEFGAVETGFNDMMTELTSLVSQAQRSSVQVTTSVTEIAATSKQQQATATETAATTTEIGATSREIAATSRDLVRTMTEVSTAADQASVLAGSGQQGLARMEDTMHSVMGAADLVNAKLAILNEKAGNINQVVVTIVKVADQTNLLSLNAAIEAEKAGEYGRGFAVVATEVRRLADQTAVATYDIEQMVREIQSAVSAGVMGMDKFSEEVRRGMSEVQQVGEQLSQIIHQVQALAPRVLMVNEGMQAQATGAEQINHALVQLGDASSQTVESLRQASFAIDELSQVAVGLRSGVSRFKV encoded by the coding sequence GTGAAGAACTGGACGTTGCGCCAACGCATTTTGGCGAGCTTTGCGGTGATTATCGCCATCATGTTGCTGATGGTGGTGCTGTCCTATTCGCGGCTGTTGAAGATTGAAGCCAGCGAAAACAGCGTGCGTGACGATGCGATTCCCGGTGTCTATTACAGCTCGATGATCCGTGGGGCGTGGGTCGACAGCTACCTGCAGACTCAGGAACTGCTGGGCCTCAAGGAAGGCCAGGGCATTTCCAGCGAGGATGCGGCGGACTACAAGGCCTTCGAGGCGCGCCTGCAAGATCAGATGGCCAATTATCGCAAGACCATGGCCACTGACGAGGACCGTTCCGAGTTCGCCCTGTTCGAGAAATACCATGACACTTACATTCAGATTCAGGACGCTGTGCTGGACTTGCACCGTCGCAATCTGGAAGCCGATGCCATCAAGCTGTTTAACGAAAAACTGACCCCGGCGTGGTACAGCGGGCGAATGAAGCTCAACGACATCATTGGCGAGAACAAAGTTGTCGCCGATAACGCCATGGCCAATATCGACGATGCCGTAGCGACGGCCAAAGTCAGCATGATCGTCTCTTTGCTGGTCGCCGTCCTGGTTGCCGGTCTGTGCGGCCTGTTGTTGATGCGCGCGATCATGGCGCCGATGAACCGCATCGTGACAATCCTCGACATCATGCGCACCGGCGACCTCAGCTCGCGCTTGAACCTCGACCGCAAGGACGAATTCGGCGCGGTGGAAACCGGCTTCAACGACATGATGACCGAGCTGACGTCGCTGGTGTCCCAGGCGCAGCGCTCGTCGGTGCAGGTGACAACCTCCGTCACCGAGATCGCCGCGACCTCCAAGCAACAGCAAGCCACCGCCACCGAAACCGCGGCCACCACCACCGAGATCGGCGCAACGTCCCGGGAAATCGCCGCCACCTCGCGGGATCTGGTGCGCACCATGACCGAAGTTTCCACCGCCGCTGATCAGGCTTCTGTACTCGCCGGCTCCGGTCAGCAGGGCCTGGCGCGCATGGAAGACACCATGCATTCGGTGATGGGCGCGGCGGATCTGGTCAACGCCAAACTGGCAATCCTCAACGAGAAGGCCGGCAACATCAATCAGGTGGTGGTGACGATCGTCAAAGTCGCCGACCAGACCAATTTGCTGTCGCTCAATGCGGCGATCGAAGCCGAGAAGGCCGGCGAGTACGGTCGCGGTTTTGCCGTGGTTGCCACTGAAGTGCGGCGTCTGGCCGATCAGACCGCCGTCGCCACTTACGATATCGAACAGATGGTGCGCGAAATCCAGTCGGCGGTATCGGCCGGGGTGATGGGCATGGACAAGTTCTCCGAAGAAGTGCGTCGGGGCATGTCCGAGGTGCAGCAGGTCGGCGAGCAGTTGTCGCAAATCATCCATCAGGTGCAGGCGCTGGCGCCGCGGGTGTTGATGGTCAACGAAGGCATGCAGGCACAGGCCACCGGCGCCGAGCAGATCAACCATGCGCTGGTGCAGTTGGGCGATGCCAGCAGCCAGACTGTCGAATCGTTGCGTCAGGCCAGTTTCGCCATCGATGAACTGAGCCAGGTGGCCGTCGGGCTGCGCAGCGGCGTCTCGCGATTCAAAGTCTGA
- a CDS encoding DUF4123 domain-containing protein — MPSERITPKDWLAQQPLQSGERLYLVISAASDAEPLKPFYQQDHAAQLLPIWSGTPYADWLPVMPYLAEITSHASFLQWIAETDALDWGWLAVSTSTPETVLEHLRSLTQVKMPDATEVFFRFWDGRHLHPIIEGLGATAGELLPVFQRYLINGHALEVGRRAVRPAKEWPWWEIPQTLLDALAAKDQTTVVENLMQWLSEDCPELFFEFPEANLRRKVERFVRQNPNTEDMAERLAAQLTKEVTS; from the coding sequence GTGCCATCTGAACGAATCACCCCGAAGGACTGGCTGGCGCAACAGCCGCTGCAAAGTGGCGAGCGTTTGTATCTGGTCATCAGCGCGGCGAGTGATGCCGAGCCGCTCAAACCTTTCTACCAGCAAGATCACGCAGCGCAACTGCTGCCAATCTGGAGCGGAACGCCCTACGCCGATTGGCTTCCCGTAATGCCGTATCTCGCCGAGATCACCTCCCATGCCAGTTTTCTGCAATGGATAGCTGAAACCGACGCATTGGACTGGGGTTGGCTAGCTGTATCCACAAGCACGCCGGAGACCGTGCTGGAACATTTGCGCAGCCTGACTCAGGTGAAAATGCCGGACGCTACCGAAGTGTTTTTCAGGTTCTGGGATGGTAGACATCTTCATCCGATCATCGAAGGGTTAGGTGCCACAGCAGGTGAGTTGCTGCCAGTATTCCAACGTTACCTGATCAACGGACACGCTCTCGAAGTCGGCAGAAGAGCGGTACGTCCTGCAAAAGAGTGGCCTTGGTGGGAGATTCCTCAAACGCTATTGGATGCCCTCGCGGCAAAGGATCAAACCACCGTCGTCGAGAACCTGATGCAGTGGCTATCAGAAGATTGTCCTGAGTTGTTCTTCGAATTCCCCGAAGCCAATTTGCGCAGAAAGGTTGAGCGCTTCGTGCGCCAAAACCCAAACACAGAAGATATGGCAGAGCGTCTCGCTGCACAGCTGACAAAGGAAGTCACGTCATGA
- a CDS encoding Hcp family type VI secretion system effector → MATPAYMSVTGEKQGLITAGAFTADSVGNTYQEGHEDQVMVQAFTHDVIIPRDPQSGQPTGQRVHKPVVITKVYDKASPLLQAALTSGERMSEIVIQWYRTSAQGTQEHYYTTKLEDAIIVAINNKMHNCQDPGNAHFTHLEEVQFTYRKITWTHEVSGTSGSDDWRAPVV, encoded by the coding sequence ATGGCAACACCAGCGTACATGTCGGTTACCGGCGAAAAACAAGGCCTGATCACTGCCGGCGCCTTCACCGCCGACTCCGTTGGCAACACCTACCAGGAAGGTCACGAAGACCAGGTCATGGTTCAGGCGTTCACCCACGACGTGATCATCCCGCGTGACCCGCAATCCGGTCAGCCAACCGGTCAGCGCGTACACAAGCCAGTCGTGATCACCAAGGTCTACGACAAGGCTTCGCCACTGCTGCAAGCCGCACTGACTTCCGGCGAGCGCATGAGCGAGATCGTTATCCAGTGGTACCGCACTTCGGCGCAAGGCACCCAAGAGCACTACTACACCACCAAACTGGAAGACGCGATCATCGTCGCCATCAACAACAAAATGCACAACTGCCAGGATCCAGGCAACGCGCACTTCACCCACCTGGAAGAAGTGCAGTTCACCTACCGCAAAATCACCTGGACCCACGAAGTATCCGGTACTTCGGGTTCCGATGACTGGCGTGCTCCAGTCGTTTAA
- a CDS encoding chemotaxis protein CheW, producing the protein MSDIIAKRGVAPVAKQALFLLFRIGSERYALRATEVAEVLPRLPLKPIARAPQWVAGVFAYRGAVVPVIDLSALTFGQPAEARTSTRLVLVHYRPNATQSAQWLGLILEQATDTLRCHPEDFQPYGLDNREAPYLGPVREDAHGLVQWVRVSDLLDESVRALLFPDPPLDPAQLEAQS; encoded by the coding sequence ATGAGCGACATCATCGCCAAACGCGGCGTTGCGCCAGTGGCGAAGCAGGCGTTGTTCCTGCTGTTTCGCATCGGCAGCGAACGCTATGCCCTGCGCGCCACCGAAGTGGCGGAAGTATTGCCGCGCCTGCCATTGAAACCGATCGCCCGGGCGCCGCAGTGGGTGGCGGGCGTGTTCGCCTATCGCGGCGCAGTGGTGCCGGTGATCGACCTCAGCGCGCTGACCTTTGGCCAACCTGCCGAGGCGCGTACCAGCACCCGGCTGGTGCTGGTGCATTATCGCCCGAACGCCACGCAATCGGCGCAATGGCTGGGGCTGATCCTGGAACAGGCCACCGATACCCTGCGCTGTCATCCCGAGGATTTTCAGCCCTACGGCCTCGACAACCGCGAGGCGCCTTACCTCGGTCCGGTGCGCGAGGACGCGCACGGACTGGTGCAATGGGTGCGGGTCAGTGACTTGCTTGATGAATCGGTGCGCGCCTTGCTCTTCCCCGATCCGCCGCTGGACCCGGCGCAGCTTGAGGCGCAGTCATGA
- the tssI gene encoding type VI secretion system Vgr family protein: MFAPANETHFALTIEGLSADFQVFTLQGREAISQPFVFEVELVSEQPSLDLETLLHKPAFLQLSPDGSGIHGQIYRAAQGDSGKRLTRYSVTLRPQLSYLAHRINQRIFQNLTVPKIIGMVLEEHGIQSNAYEFKTGSIYPERLYCVQYDESDLHFIQRLCEEEGIHYHFQHTATAHKLVFGDDQTVFPKLAPVAYQQDSGMVANNPVIKRFDLRLETRTSRTTRRDYDFEKPRLTLESENRGDALPDLEDYDYPGRFIDRERGKHLAKRALERHRSDFQLAEGKSDQPLLVSGHFLALTEHPKAKWNDLWLLTEVLHEGKQPQVLEESVTSDTTALKDDFHQGYRNRFQATPWDVPNRPPLRHPKPRILGSQSAVVTGPKGEEIHCDEYGRVKVQFHWDREGQADDKTSCWLRVSSAWAGAQYGGIAIPRIGMEVLVTFLEGDPDQPLISGCLYHKENTVPYALPANKTRSTFKTLSSMGGGGYNELRIEDKKGQEQIYLHAQRDWDENIEHDQKIRVGNERHDTVEKNSYTEFKAEEHHTVYADRKVETRANDHLTVGVNQHVKIGTGQFIDAGQEIHLSSGMKVVMEAGAELTLVGGGSFIKIDAGGVTMSGPVINMNSGGSPGSGTGAAPLMPGVLKQADADEAGQVLTPAQINTLKRNAPFCEECEKCKAGACAI, encoded by the coding sequence ATGTTCGCGCCGGCCAATGAAACCCACTTTGCCCTGACCATCGAAGGGCTTTCTGCCGACTTTCAGGTGTTTACCCTGCAAGGCCGGGAAGCCATCAGCCAGCCTTTTGTGTTTGAGGTGGAGCTGGTCAGTGAGCAGCCGTCGCTGGACCTCGAAACCCTGCTGCACAAACCGGCCTTTCTGCAACTGTCACCCGACGGCAGCGGCATTCATGGCCAGATCTACCGCGCCGCGCAAGGCGATTCGGGCAAGCGCCTGACCCGTTATTCGGTGACGCTGCGCCCGCAACTGTCCTACCTCGCGCACCGCATCAATCAACGCATCTTCCAGAACCTCACGGTGCCGAAAATCATCGGCATGGTGCTGGAAGAGCACGGCATTCAAAGCAACGCCTACGAATTCAAGACCGGCTCGATCTACCCCGAGCGCCTCTACTGCGTGCAATACGACGAGTCGGACCTGCACTTCATCCAGCGCCTGTGCGAAGAAGAAGGCATTCACTACCACTTCCAGCACACGGCGACGGCGCACAAACTCGTCTTCGGCGATGACCAGACGGTGTTCCCGAAACTCGCACCCGTGGCCTATCAGCAAGACTCCGGCATGGTCGCCAATAACCCGGTGATCAAGCGCTTCGACCTGCGCCTGGAAACCCGCACCAGCCGCACCACCCGCCGCGACTACGACTTCGAAAAACCGCGCCTGACCCTGGAAAGCGAAAACCGTGGCGACGCCTTGCCCGACCTCGAAGACTACGATTACCCGGGCCGCTTCATCGACCGCGAGCGCGGCAAGCACCTGGCCAAACGCGCCCTCGAACGCCACCGCAGCGACTTCCAGCTCGCCGAAGGCAAGAGCGATCAGCCATTACTGGTCAGCGGCCACTTCCTCGCTCTGACCGAGCACCCGAAAGCCAAATGGAACGACCTCTGGCTGCTCACCGAAGTGCTGCACGAAGGCAAGCAACCGCAGGTGCTTGAAGAGTCCGTCACCAGCGACACCACCGCGCTGAAAGACGATTTCCACCAGGGCTACCGCAACCGCTTTCAGGCCACGCCATGGGACGTGCCCAACCGCCCGCCCCTGCGCCACCCGAAACCACGCATCCTCGGCAGCCAGAGCGCCGTGGTCACCGGCCCGAAAGGCGAAGAAATCCACTGCGACGAATACGGCCGCGTCAAAGTCCAGTTCCACTGGGACCGCGAAGGCCAGGCCGACGACAAGACCAGCTGCTGGCTACGCGTCTCCAGCGCCTGGGCCGGCGCCCAGTACGGCGGCATCGCCATTCCGCGCATCGGCATGGAAGTGCTGGTCACCTTCCTCGAAGGCGATCCCGATCAGCCCTTGATCAGCGGCTGCCTGTACCACAAGGAAAACACCGTCCCCTACGCACTGCCGGCGAACAAGACCCGCAGCACCTTCAAGACCCTGAGTTCCATGGGCGGTGGTGGCTACAACGAACTGCGCATCGAAGACAAAAAAGGCCAGGAACAGATCTACCTGCACGCCCAGCGCGACTGGGACGAGAACATCGAACACGACCAGAAAATCCGCGTCGGCAACGAACGCCACGACACCGTGGAAAAGAACAGCTACACGGAATTCAAAGCCGAAGAACACCACACCGTCTACGCCGACCGCAAAGTCGAAACCCGCGCCAACGACCACCTCACCGTCGGCGTCAACCAGCACGTCAAGATCGGCACCGGCCAGTTCATCGACGCCGGCCAGGAAATCCACCTCAGCAGCGGCATGAAAGTGGTGATGGAAGCCGGGGCGGAACTGACGCTGGTGGGCGGCGGCAGCTTTATCAAGATCGATGCCGGCGGCGTGACGATGAGCGGGCCGGTGATCAACATGAACTCCGGCGGTAGCCCGGGCAGTGGGACTGGCGCTGCGCCGTTGATGCCGGGCGTGTTGAAACAGGCTGATGCGGACGAGGCTGGCCAAGTCCTCACCCCGGCGCAAATCAACACCCTCAAACGCAACGCGCCGTTCTGCGAAGAATGCGAAAAATGCAAGGCAGGTGCCTGTGCCATCTGA
- a CDS encoding CheR family methyltransferase, with protein MSSDQRFFDFLKERIGLDVASVGAAIIERAVRQRTTLSQAAHADEYWYLLQGSRDEQQALIEAVIVPETWFFRYPESFATLGKLARQRLAELNNMRALRILSLPCSTGEEPYSIAMALLDAGLKPHQFKVDGMDISPLSVDKARRAVYGKNSFRGQDLQFRERHFIPEQDGHRVNEYVREQVRWQVGNVLDPSLLANEPAFDFVFCRNLLIYFDQPTQKQVFEVLKRLTHVDGVLFIGPAEGSLLGRLGMRSIGIPQSFAFSRHSEPHPEPLPTPKPVAVPHSQPLRSTPPAPVRNRPFTAVTALPVTKKTANPDAATLLAQIAALANEGKSAEARAACEQYLRSHEPVAQVFYWLGLLSDVSGLSLEAQGFYRKALYLEPQHPEALMHLAALMQAQGDTAGARRLQERAARSGRTADSERKR; from the coding sequence ATGAGCAGCGATCAGCGCTTTTTCGATTTCCTCAAGGAACGCATCGGCCTGGATGTCGCTTCGGTGGGCGCGGCGATCATCGAGCGTGCCGTGCGCCAACGCACGACGCTGTCGCAAGCGGCGCACGCCGATGAGTATTGGTATTTGCTGCAAGGCTCGCGGGATGAGCAACAGGCGCTGATCGAAGCAGTGATCGTCCCTGAGACCTGGTTTTTCCGTTATCCGGAGTCCTTCGCCACCTTGGGAAAACTGGCTCGCCAACGTCTCGCCGAATTGAACAACATGCGCGCGTTGCGCATCCTCAGCCTGCCGTGCTCGACCGGCGAAGAACCCTATTCAATCGCCATGGCCTTACTCGACGCCGGGCTCAAGCCGCATCAGTTCAAGGTCGACGGCATGGACATCAGCCCGTTGTCGGTGGACAAGGCGCGCCGCGCTGTTTACGGCAAAAACTCGTTTCGCGGGCAGGATTTGCAGTTTCGCGAGCGGCATTTCATACCGGAGCAGGACGGCCACCGGGTCAACGAATACGTTCGCGAACAAGTGCGCTGGCAGGTCGGCAATGTCCTCGATCCGTCGTTGTTGGCGAACGAGCCAGCCTTTGATTTCGTGTTCTGCCGCAACCTGCTGATCTATTTCGACCAGCCGACGCAGAAGCAGGTGTTCGAAGTGCTTAAGCGCCTGACCCATGTCGACGGCGTGCTGTTTATCGGCCCGGCCGAGGGCAGCCTGCTCGGGCGCCTGGGTATGCGCTCGATCGGTATTCCACAGTCGTTCGCCTTCAGTCGTCACAGCGAGCCGCACCCCGAACCGCTGCCGACGCCCAAGCCGGTTGCCGTGCCGCACAGCCAACCACTGCGCAGCACGCCGCCAGCGCCAGTGCGCAACCGGCCGTTCACCGCAGTGACCGCTTTGCCTGTGACGAAAAAAACCGCCAACCCGGACGCCGCAACGTTGCTGGCCCAGATCGCCGCACTGGCCAACGAAGGCAAAAGCGCTGAGGCCCGTGCCGCGTGCGAGCAGTATCTGCGCAGCCATGAGCCGGTGGCTCAGGTATTTTACTGGCTCGGCCTGCTCAGCGATGTCTCCGGTCTGAGCCTCGAAGCGCAGGGGTTCTATCGCAAGGCTTTGTACCTCGAACCGCAACACCCCGAAGCGCTGATGCACTTGGCCGCGTTGATGCAGGCCCAGGGCGACACCGCGGGTGCCCGACGATTGCAGGAGCGCGCCGCCCGCAGCGGGCGCACCGCCGACAGTGAGCGTAAACGATGA